From the genome of Bosea sp. Tri-49, one region includes:
- a CDS encoding MFS transporter, translated as MQRAKLLPLIVACALFMENTDSTVIATSLPVIAQSLGEDPIALKLALTSYLVSLAVFIPISGWMADKFGARTIFRTALCIFMLGSVLCAFSNSLGAFVGARFIQGMGGAMMVPVGRLVILRSVEKSQIVSALAYLTVPALVGPVVGPVVGGFITTYFDWRWIFFINLPIGLLGIALATMFFEDIREEDVAPLDITGFLLSSTGFAALMLGLATGGRHLVPAVISYGCVAFGIAALILYWFHARRLAYPVLNLALLRIPTYRIGVIGGSVFRVGIGAIPFLLPLMLQLGFGLDALQSGLITFASAAGALIMKTLAKTILARFGFRGVLTFNALIGSAFLAASGLFTPTTPHWLMLGVLLIGGCFRSLQFTGINALSYADVSNRDMSSATSLSSVSQQLSLSLGVTIGAFALEAANLFNGGKTLGAGDFWPAFVLVGLISASSVFWMMQLKPDAGAEVSGHAPVSARKVTAQAIEDQKPLE; from the coding sequence TTGCAGCGCGCCAAGCTTCTGCCTCTGATCGTCGCTTGCGCGCTGTTCATGGAGAACACCGATTCGACGGTGATCGCGACCTCGCTGCCGGTGATTGCCCAGTCGCTCGGCGAGGATCCGATCGCGCTGAAGCTGGCGCTGACCTCCTATCTCGTCAGCCTCGCCGTCTTCATCCCGATTTCCGGCTGGATGGCCGACAAGTTCGGCGCCCGCACCATCTTCCGTACCGCGCTCTGCATCTTCATGCTCGGCTCGGTGCTCTGCGCCTTCTCGAACTCGCTCGGGGCCTTCGTCGGGGCGCGCTTCATTCAGGGCATGGGCGGAGCGATGATGGTGCCGGTCGGGCGGCTCGTCATCCTGCGCAGTGTCGAGAAGTCGCAGATCGTCAGCGCGCTGGCCTATCTGACGGTACCGGCGCTGGTCGGGCCGGTGGTCGGGCCGGTGGTCGGCGGCTTCATCACCACCTATTTCGACTGGCGCTGGATTTTCTTCATCAACCTGCCGATCGGCCTGCTCGGCATCGCGCTGGCGACGATGTTCTTCGAAGACATCCGGGAAGAAGACGTCGCACCGCTCGACATCACCGGCTTCCTGCTCTCATCGACCGGCTTCGCCGCCTTGATGCTCGGCCTCGCCACCGGTGGTCGCCATCTCGTGCCGGCCGTGATTTCCTATGGTTGCGTCGCCTTCGGCATCGCGGCGCTCATCCTTTACTGGTTTCACGCGCGCCGGCTGGCCTATCCGGTGCTCAACCTCGCGCTGCTGCGCATTCCCACCTACCGGATCGGCGTCATCGGCGGCTCGGTCTTCCGCGTCGGCATCGGCGCCATCCCCTTCCTCCTGCCGCTGATGCTGCAGCTCGGCTTCGGGCTCGATGCGCTCCAATCCGGCCTGATCACCTTCGCGTCGGCCGCCGGCGCGCTGATCATGAAGACGCTGGCCAAGACCATCCTCGCCCGGTTCGGTTTCCGAGGCGTGCTGACCTTCAATGCGCTGATCGGCTCGGCTTTCCTGGCGGCATCCGGGCTGTTCACACCGACGACGCCGCACTGGCTGATGCTCGGCGTCCTGCTCATCGGCGGCTGCTTTCGCTCCCTGCAGTTCACTGGCATCAACGCGCTGAGCTATGCCGATGTCTCGAACCGCGACATGTCGAGCGCGACCAGCCTCTCGAGCGTCTCCCAGCAATTGTCGCTCAGTCTCGGCGTCACCATCGGAGCCTTCGCGCTCGAAGCCGCGAACCTCTTCAATGGCGGCAAGACGCTCGGCGCCGGTGATTTCTGGCCAGCCTTCGTCCTCGTCGGTCTGATTTCGGCCTCGTCGGTATTCTGGATGATGCAGCTGAAGCCCGATGCTGGCGCCGAGGTCTCTGGCCACGCGCCGGTGAGTGCCCGCAAGGTCACCGCGCAGGCGATCGAGGACCAGAAGCCGCTCGAGTGA